The genomic interval TGTTTACAAGCCACTATAGTACCAGCAAACAGAAGAACAAAAGCTATTCTTTTCATAAATTTTGAGTTTAGAAAATAAAGCTAGTGAATATTTATCAGGTTCTATCTATTCAATCAGGGTATTAAATCTGGATTCAATATGGCTTTTAGCTTGCTTTTGAAAGTCTTCGGGAGATAACCCGGTTTGTTTTTTAAAGAACCGGCTAAAGTAAGAACGGTCTGTAAAGTTCAGGTTATAAGCAACTTCTTTAAGTGTATTTTCGCTGTGGATGATTTGCCGCTTAGCCTCCAGAATAATCCGGTCATGAATGAGCTGCATCCCTGTTTTATCCAGTTTATCTTTTAAGATCTGATTGAGGCGTTTAGCACTTAATCCTAATTTTCCGGCATAAAAGTCGGCATTCCGTTCCAGTTGATAATTCTCTTCCAGCAGCATCATAAATTCATATACTCTTTTCTGATTGACATCCTGCGTGGTAAATACATGTTCTTTAATACGGATAAGTTTCAGCAGAAAAACTTTAAGCAACGCTTTCAATATTAAAAAGCTATTGCTTTGCTCTTTGTATTCTTCTTCCAGCAATTGATAAATTTTATCCAGTTCAACAGCATTTTCCCGGGTTAAGGGCAAACAGGAGAATTCTCCCTGAATATTAAAGATTTTAAAGATGTCGAGGTAGAATTCCTTATCTTCATCATCCAGAAAGTCTCTTTTAAAAGATAACAGGATACCGTTTTTACCTGCTTTGTTCAGTTGATGCACCCGGTATGGCGGAATCAGGTAAATCCAGTCTCCTTTTGCTGGCTTTTCTTCTTCCTTAACGGCATGTAATGGAAATTCATTTTGCAGCCAGACAATTTCAAAAAAGTCTTTTCTCCCTGGATCATTCAGATAGCTTGGTGGACAATTTTCAAGGTTTCTGATATATATTAATGACTTTTCTAATCCAAGGCCGTTACTTTCTTCCATCTGGGTCAAATATATTAATAGTTAAGGATGTATTTGTGGTCGTTTCCAAATTGTCCCATACTATGCGCATATAGTGTAACGAGAGAGCTGCATGCCCCGGCTATCTTTGACCCAGACAAAAAAGAGATGGGTAGTGCAAACATAAATGAGCAGGCAGCCAGTTTAAAGGCAAACCTGGAATTGATTTTACAAGAGAACCAGAAGTTAGCGGATCAACTGGATTTTATTCAGTTAACAGCAATAATTCCTTATTTACAACAGGCAGAGCGTGTGTTTGTAATTGGCGCCGGACGCACTGGTTTAGCATTGAA from Pedobacter sp. WC2423 carries:
- a CDS encoding helix-turn-helix domain-containing protein; this translates as MEESNGLGLEKSLIYIRNLENCPPSYLNDPGRKDFFEIVWLQNEFPLHAVKEEEKPAKGDWIYLIPPYRVHQLNKAGKNGILLSFKRDFLDDEDKEFYLDIFKIFNIQGEFSCLPLTRENAVELDKIYQLLEEEYKEQSNSFLILKALLKVFLLKLIRIKEHVFTTQDVNQKRVYEFMMLLEENYQLERNADFYAGKLGLSAKRLNQILKDKLDKTGMQLIHDRIILEAKRQIIHSENTLKEVAYNLNFTDRSYFSRFFKKQTGLSPEDFQKQAKSHIESRFNTLIE